The following are encoded together in the Pectobacterium punjabense genome:
- the fhuE gene encoding ferric-rhodotorulic acid/ferric-coprogen receptor FhuE yields the protein MSFGVTRAGKMRVCDSSLAGVKPFGVSLLALLISASFLPAQAATEEKPTSGDTLVVSANANANAEVSDPQDYSVKVTNAGTKMTLTPRDIPQSVSVISKQRIEDQNLQTIGEVMANTTGVFANNIDSDRSSYYSRGFLINNYLFDGIPTVVDDIWDFGDSGSDTAIYDRIEVVRGATGLMTGTGNPSAAVNMVRKHADSREFKGSVSGSYGSWNNQRMVTDLSAPLTESGNVRGRVVAGYQDNDTRLDRYHKRKKFLYGVVDADVTDSTTISLGYDYQESNTDSPTWGGLPTWFTDGSSTHFGRSFNTAPNWSYSDKTSRKVFADLTQRFDNGWQLRMNGTHAETNFDSKLMYANGFPDKDTGILVDPFGANVGAYGGWNKGTRKVDSIDTYASGPFELLGRQHELVVGGSYSRQRNQFYNSQSTIDPADMGNYYNWNGNIADPAWGAWVDYEHSTLRQKSLYTSARFSLADPLHLIAGARYTDWSIIGSTGDTSKSRVTPYVGLVYDINDTWSTYASYTDIFQPQTKKEGPNTYLAPVTGKNYEAGLKGDWYNSRLTASVAVFRIEQDNLAEALPPSGAPETYYRSVDGMVSKGIEFEVNGAVTDNLQMTFGGSRFVADDKDGKSINSYLPRTSLKLFTRYQLPMLPDLTVGGGVNWQNGIWQEGSGPQRTTLRVEQGSYALVNLFSRYQVTKQLAVQANINNLFDKEYSDFLAPYAVYGAPRSVSMTVNYAF from the coding sequence ATGTCTTTTGGAGTTACTCGCGCCGGAAAAATGCGCGTTTGTGATTCTTCGTTGGCCGGAGTAAAACCATTCGGAGTCTCTCTTCTCGCCCTATTGATTTCCGCTTCTTTCCTGCCTGCTCAGGCCGCTACCGAAGAAAAACCAACTTCCGGTGATACGCTTGTCGTCAGCGCGAATGCTAACGCTAACGCAGAAGTTAGCGACCCGCAGGATTACAGCGTGAAAGTCACTAACGCTGGAACTAAGATGACGTTGACGCCGCGTGATATTCCGCAGTCGGTGAGTGTCATCAGTAAGCAGCGTATCGAAGATCAGAACTTGCAAACGATTGGTGAGGTGATGGCAAACACGACGGGAGTCTTTGCCAACAATATCGATTCCGACCGCTCTAGTTACTATTCTCGTGGTTTTCTGATCAATAATTACTTATTCGACGGTATTCCAACCGTAGTGGATGATATCTGGGATTTTGGTGACTCAGGTTCCGATACGGCAATCTATGACCGTATTGAAGTGGTGCGTGGCGCGACAGGGCTGATGACGGGAACGGGTAATCCTTCTGCTGCCGTAAATATGGTGCGTAAGCATGCGGACAGCCGTGAATTCAAAGGTTCTGTGTCTGGCAGTTACGGTTCATGGAATAACCAGCGGATGGTGACCGATTTGTCTGCGCCGCTGACGGAATCCGGCAACGTGCGCGGGCGAGTAGTCGCGGGCTATCAGGATAATGACACTCGGCTCGATCGTTATCATAAACGAAAAAAATTCCTCTACGGTGTGGTCGATGCCGATGTGACTGACTCGACGACGATCTCCCTAGGTTATGATTATCAGGAAAGTAATACAGACAGCCCAACCTGGGGCGGGCTGCCGACGTGGTTTACTGACGGTAGCTCTACACATTTTGGTCGTAGCTTTAATACCGCGCCAAACTGGAGCTACTCCGATAAAACGTCGAGAAAAGTGTTTGCCGATCTGACTCAGCGTTTTGATAACGGCTGGCAACTGCGTATGAACGGAACGCATGCCGAAACCAACTTCGATTCCAAGCTGATGTATGCCAATGGTTTCCCGGATAAAGATACCGGAATACTTGTTGATCCGTTTGGGGCTAATGTGGGTGCTTACGGTGGATGGAATAAAGGAACACGTAAGGTCGATTCTATCGATACCTACGCCTCTGGCCCGTTCGAGCTACTGGGACGCCAGCATGAGCTGGTGGTAGGCGGTAGCTACAGCCGACAACGTAACCAGTTCTATAATTCCCAATCGACGATCGATCCGGCAGATATGGGCAATTACTACAACTGGAATGGCAATATTGCCGATCCAGCATGGGGAGCCTGGGTGGATTATGAGCATTCTACGTTACGCCAAAAATCACTCTATACCTCAGCGCGTTTCTCTCTGGCCGATCCGCTGCACTTAATCGCTGGTGCGCGTTATACCGACTGGAGCATCATCGGTTCGACGGGGGATACCAGTAAGAGTCGGGTGACGCCTTATGTCGGTCTGGTTTATGACATTAACGATACCTGGTCGACGTATGCCAGCTACACCGATATCTTCCAGCCGCAAACAAAGAAAGAAGGGCCTAACACGTATCTGGCTCCTGTAACGGGTAAAAACTATGAAGCAGGTCTGAAAGGAGATTGGTACAACAGCCGTCTAACTGCTTCAGTTGCCGTGTTCCGTATTGAACAGGATAACTTGGCTGAGGCACTGCCCCCTTCTGGCGCACCTGAAACCTATTACCGGTCTGTTGATGGTATGGTGAGCAAAGGCATCGAGTTTGAAGTCAATGGTGCGGTGACAGATAACTTGCAAATGACGTTTGGTGGCTCTCGCTTCGTTGCCGACGATAAAGATGGTAAGTCGATCAACTCATATCTACCGCGTACGTCACTTAAGCTGTTTACCCGCTATCAGTTGCCAATGCTGCCGGACTTAACCGTCGGCGGCGGCGTGAACTGGCAAAATGGTATCTGGCAAGAAGGCTCTGGTCCGCAACGTACCACGTTGCGTGTCGAGCAGGGCAGCTACGCGCTGGTTAATCTGTTTAGCCGTTATCAGGTAACGAAACAGCTGGCGGTGCAGGCGAATATCAACAACCTGTTTGATAAAGAGTACAGCGATTTCCTTGCACCTTATGCCGTGTATGGTGCGCCTCGTAGCGTCTCGATGACCGTTAACTATGCGTTCTAG
- a CDS encoding DUF2569 domain-containing protein — MKCLNCENDAQKESGLCTACEGKEQQKINGILYLPALGIILSVIMAPFSLYELVSVVLAHFKKTGFVSYYSLFAIFCVIALFGMSIFTALTFFRRKRRTKVVMVAYYVINAVCVCCLTLLPSLLFGVALDDNALSMLSGVVVGIIVWIPYFLFSKRVPQVFSRE, encoded by the coding sequence ATGAAGTGCTTGAACTGCGAGAACGATGCGCAAAAAGAGTCGGGCTTGTGTACAGCGTGTGAAGGAAAAGAGCAGCAGAAGATTAACGGTATTCTCTACCTTCCGGCGCTGGGAATTATTCTTTCTGTCATTATGGCGCCGTTCTCACTGTATGAACTGGTCAGTGTCGTGCTGGCGCATTTCAAAAAAACTGGATTTGTTAGTTATTACAGTCTGTTCGCTATATTTTGCGTAATTGCTTTATTCGGCATGTCGATTTTTACTGCGCTAACATTTTTTCGCCGCAAGCGGCGGACGAAGGTGGTAATGGTCGCTTACTATGTCATTAATGCCGTTTGCGTATGTTGCTTAACGTTATTGCCTTCACTGCTGTTTGGTGTCGCGCTGGACGATAATGCATTGAGTATGCTTTCTGGCGTTGTTGTCGGCATTATCGTCTGGATTCCGTATTTCCTGTTCTCGAAAAGAGTTCCGCAGGTTTTTAGCCGCGAGTAA
- a CDS encoding fimbrial protein, producing MIKNDNTVLSITFRRVLLTVAAGMMTLQSSSPLAQQPPLLSDREVTFRVSVVNAACNVSTESKAIVVNMSEISERYLKINSYGSWHDFTINLTDCNLDTYQNVTVRFSGKEEPLLPKRLALDTPSGAKGIAIGIYHANQLVGINSSTDSIVLQSGDNAIPFSARIEKIRDDLIKSGDFVATANFTLSYL from the coding sequence ATGATAAAAAATGACAATACAGTACTAAGCATCACGTTTCGCCGCGTCCTGCTCACCGTAGCGGCCGGTATGATGACACTACAATCAAGTTCACCTCTTGCACAACAGCCCCCTCTTTTGAGCGATCGTGAAGTGACGTTCCGCGTCTCCGTCGTCAACGCAGCCTGTAATGTCAGTACGGAAAGCAAAGCGATTGTGGTGAACATGAGCGAAATCTCTGAGCGCTATCTAAAAATCAATAGCTACGGCAGTTGGCATGATTTCACGATTAACCTCACGGACTGCAATCTGGATACTTACCAAAACGTTACCGTCCGCTTTTCAGGGAAAGAAGAGCCGCTACTGCCCAAGCGTCTGGCGCTGGATACGCCATCCGGTGCCAAAGGTATCGCGATTGGCATTTATCATGCCAATCAACTGGTCGGCATCAACAGCAGCACAGATAGCATTGTGCTGCAAAGTGGGGACAACGCCATTCCCTTTTCAGCCCGTATCGAAAAGATACGCGACGACCTGATTAAGTCCGGTGATTTTGTGGCAACGGCAAACTTCACGTTGAGCTATTTATAA
- a CDS encoding fimbrial biogenesis chaperone has product MKYPSYRRTAGIFIGCLLLIPSAYSALSLDRTRVIFNDDEQSATVMLMNQNAENPFLAQSWLTDERRNKVTSPLMVLPPLQRIEAKGYSLIRLVKTEQITQLPTDRESLFYLNVREIPPKTEKANVLQIAIQSEIKVFFRPRGVKPAKDEIWQKKLLIKKTGNVFQVENPTPYYITVSSILKQPKVANANPANLLKGNAFMVAPRSTLPVEINDGAINRFYLYYVNDYGGHVALPFTCAQNQCQPITDE; this is encoded by the coding sequence ATGAAATACCCATCTTATCGGCGAACAGCAGGAATCTTTATCGGCTGCCTGCTTTTGATACCCTCAGCCTATAGTGCGCTGAGCCTCGATCGCACCCGCGTTATTTTTAACGATGATGAACAGTCAGCAACGGTGATGCTGATGAACCAAAACGCGGAAAATCCGTTTCTGGCACAGTCCTGGCTGACGGACGAGCGACGCAATAAAGTAACAAGTCCGCTGATGGTGTTACCGCCATTGCAGCGCATCGAAGCAAAAGGATATAGCCTGATCCGTCTGGTTAAGACGGAACAAATCACACAATTGCCAACCGATCGCGAATCGTTGTTTTATCTTAATGTACGGGAAATTCCGCCCAAAACGGAAAAGGCTAACGTATTGCAGATCGCCATTCAGTCTGAAATCAAGGTGTTCTTCCGCCCACGCGGTGTGAAACCCGCAAAAGATGAGATATGGCAGAAAAAACTGCTGATTAAAAAAACGGGCAACGTTTTTCAGGTGGAAAACCCGACCCCGTACTACATCACCGTAAGCAGCATCCTGAAGCAACCCAAAGTAGCCAATGCCAACCCTGCCAATCTGTTAAAAGGCAACGCCTTTATGGTGGCACCGCGCTCAACGCTGCCTGTTGAAATCAATGACGGCGCGATCAATCGCTTCTATCTGTACTACGTCAACGACTACGGCGGCCATGTTGCATTGCCTTTTACTTGCGCACAAAACCAGTGCCAGCCCATTACCGATGAATAA
- a CDS encoding fimbria/pilus outer membrane usher protein, which produces MAMKNITFKEKIKTMLARYSIFIFSLGTTSISATEFNVNVLDVDDRNDIDLSHFSDPEYVTPGAYLLSLKVNSREIQQQIINYLPEGNKSARPTACLPPELVDKLALKKEARDKIESWNNGTCVDLTPIAGVKVSNQIGMGTLNITIPQAWLMYSDRNWVPPEQWNHGIGGALLDYNLVGNMRRDTNGRGTSHYLSSYGTTGFNLGAWRYRADYRYFLQKSRHSNRDSFSWDQFYAYRPLPTLSADLKLGEMYFSSNLFDSYRFTGVSLANNDTMLPPSLRGYAPEIRGVAKSNATVTVMQNGRLIYETTVPAGPFAIQDMKNGVSGTLDVRVTEEDGTVTTFQTESANLPYLTRPGHVQYKLAAGKPSNTNHRLQGPAFSAAEASWGLSNAWSVYGGTILSDSYQSWSAGIGKNLYLFGALSADVTQSRATLPAPSTSQMGHAFSLNWSKYFNSIDSQVSFAGYRFSEKTYMSMAQYLYALNLDSRYRNEKERYTITVSKNFATQETASLLSGLSTYVTYTRQTYWNEAEQDRYGISLNKYFDIGEIKGISANLSAYRTEFNQRTDDSLYLSFSIPLREKDRLSYSVGHYNNSSNQTLTYSNNADPSRTWNLSTRHDSRENTYLSGNYTRLAPMTDASVGVAWQQDRYTYLNGSLRGGITATRHGVAAHPKGNQGGTRIMVDTDQAGVAFAGSQVETNRYGLAVIAGSSSYYDVSTRIDMQKLPQNIEAMTTVVQGTLTEGAIGYRKFDVVSGAKIMGHIMLADGKYPPFAAQIKNKKGRDIAMITNSGQAYITGVSPDETLSVIWEGESQCSITLPATLNHLDTLLLPCK; this is translated from the coding sequence ATGGCAATGAAAAATATTACGTTCAAAGAAAAAATAAAAACCATGTTAGCCCGCTATAGTATTTTTATTTTTTCTTTGGGCACGACATCGATCAGTGCAACGGAATTTAACGTCAATGTACTTGATGTCGACGATCGCAATGACATTGATCTTAGCCATTTTTCCGATCCCGAATATGTCACACCAGGTGCCTACCTTTTATCCCTAAAAGTAAACTCACGTGAAATACAGCAGCAGATAATAAACTATCTACCAGAAGGCAATAAGAGCGCCCGGCCTACAGCCTGCCTTCCACCTGAACTTGTCGATAAACTGGCACTCAAAAAAGAAGCACGCGATAAAATCGAATCCTGGAATAACGGAACATGCGTCGATCTAACCCCCATTGCCGGCGTCAAAGTCTCTAATCAAATAGGCATGGGAACGCTGAATATTACCATCCCCCAAGCGTGGTTGATGTACAGCGATCGCAACTGGGTTCCACCAGAACAATGGAACCACGGGATCGGCGGTGCGCTGCTGGACTATAACCTCGTTGGGAACATGCGTCGTGATACTAACGGCAGAGGCACATCGCACTATCTCAGTAGTTACGGCACAACCGGATTCAATCTGGGAGCCTGGCGCTACCGTGCCGATTATCGCTATTTTCTGCAAAAATCACGCCATTCGAATCGCGATAGCTTTTCGTGGGATCAGTTTTACGCCTACCGCCCGCTTCCCACCCTGTCAGCCGATCTCAAACTGGGTGAAATGTATTTCAGCAGTAATTTATTTGATAGCTACCGCTTTACCGGTGTGTCATTAGCCAATAACGACACTATGCTTCCCCCTTCTCTGCGTGGTTATGCGCCAGAAATTCGCGGCGTCGCCAAATCAAATGCGACGGTGACCGTGATGCAAAATGGCAGGCTGATCTATGAAACGACCGTGCCTGCGGGTCCTTTTGCGATTCAAGATATGAAAAATGGCGTCAGCGGTACGCTGGATGTTCGCGTAACAGAAGAAGATGGCACGGTAACCACGTTCCAGACCGAGTCGGCCAATCTGCCTTACCTGACACGACCAGGCCACGTCCAGTACAAACTCGCCGCGGGTAAACCGTCGAATACCAATCACCGCCTGCAAGGGCCTGCCTTTTCTGCCGCGGAAGCCTCATGGGGATTATCCAATGCCTGGTCGGTGTACGGCGGCACGATTTTGTCCGATAGCTATCAGTCTTGGTCGGCGGGCATTGGGAAAAATCTTTATCTCTTTGGCGCGCTGTCCGCTGACGTCACCCAGTCACGCGCAACACTACCGGCGCCATCCACGTCGCAAATGGGGCATGCTTTTTCACTTAACTGGTCTAAATATTTCAATTCGATCGATAGCCAAGTCAGCTTTGCGGGCTACCGCTTCTCAGAAAAAACCTACATGAGCATGGCGCAGTATCTCTACGCCCTGAATCTTGATAGCCGTTATCGCAATGAAAAAGAACGCTACACCATTACGGTCTCAAAAAACTTCGCGACACAAGAGACAGCCTCACTGCTGAGCGGACTATCAACTTACGTTACCTATACGCGCCAAACCTACTGGAATGAAGCCGAGCAGGATCGCTATGGGATTTCACTGAACAAATATTTTGATATCGGCGAGATTAAAGGTATTTCTGCGAATTTATCGGCCTATCGTACCGAATTCAACCAACGTACTGATGACAGTCTGTACCTCAGCTTTTCCATTCCCCTCAGGGAAAAGGATCGTCTGAGCTACAGCGTGGGCCACTATAACAACAGCAGTAATCAGACGCTGACTTATTCCAATAACGCCGATCCGAGCCGAACCTGGAACCTAAGCACCCGGCATGACAGCAGGGAGAACACGTACCTGAGCGGCAACTATACCCGTCTGGCACCAATGACCGATGCCTCCGTGGGTGTCGCCTGGCAGCAGGATCGTTATACCTATCTGAACGGTTCGCTACGCGGCGGTATCACCGCAACCCGCCACGGCGTTGCAGCACATCCGAAAGGCAACCAAGGTGGTACTCGCATTATGGTCGATACGGATCAGGCAGGCGTCGCATTCGCCGGCAGCCAAGTCGAGACTAACCGCTATGGCCTGGCTGTAATTGCTGGCAGCAGTAGCTACTACGATGTCTCGACCCGCATCGATATGCAGAAATTACCGCAAAACATCGAAGCGATGACGACCGTGGTTCAAGGAACCCTGACTGAAGGTGCAATTGGCTACCGCAAATTTGATGTGGTCAGCGGGGCAAAAATCATGGGACACATCATGCTGGCTGATGGCAAATATCCCCCCTTCGCGGCTCAGATAAAAAACAAGAAAGGCCGCGATATAGCCATGATCACCAACAGTGGACAGGCCTATATCACGGGCGTGTCGCCTGACGAAACGCTGTCCGTTATCTGGGAGGGGGAGTCGCAGTGCTCCATCACCCTACCCGCTACCTTAAACCACCTTGATACATTGCTGCTGCCCTGCAAATAA
- a CDS encoding fimbrial protein, translating into MKLSKFTLASLISVIFSVGAQAADSHNGSVTFKGKIIDTPCSVSPEDLHQTIDFGEISKTVLENGGTSEIKPFDITLKDCSLDTATSAKIVFSGGVASGTNNELLALNGSASGAGIAVERVGEKIKFDGTTLAVAATPLSNGDNIFSFTSYVEKLPTPEAGQAPVVTTGSFSSTANFVVSYQ; encoded by the coding sequence ATGAAATTATCAAAATTCACCCTGGCATCACTCATCTCCGTGATATTTTCTGTCGGTGCACAGGCAGCAGATTCACACAATGGATCGGTGACGTTTAAAGGAAAAATTATTGATACGCCTTGCTCGGTGTCTCCCGAAGATCTGCACCAAACTATCGATTTTGGTGAAATCAGTAAAACTGTATTGGAAAACGGCGGTACCTCAGAAATTAAGCCTTTTGATATCACATTAAAAGATTGCAGTTTGGACACAGCAACCAGCGCCAAAATTGTTTTCTCTGGCGGTGTTGCATCTGGCACCAATAATGAGCTGTTAGCGTTAAATGGCAGTGCCAGCGGTGCAGGTATTGCCGTAGAACGAGTCGGCGAAAAAATTAAATTCGACGGAACGACGCTGGCCGTAGCGGCCACGCCGTTATCAAATGGGGACAATATTTTCTCCTTCACCTCTTATGTCGAAAAACTGCCAACACCAGAGGCAGGCCAAGCCCCAGTAGTCACAACGGGTAGCTTCTCTAGCACAGCTAATTTTGTTGTTTCTTATCAATAA
- a CDS encoding winged helix-turn-helix domain-containing protein: MVYLINDLIIFNEGEGTLAWIERENEATSVNFPISRLLCLLIENQGVTLSRDFLLKEALEKHALCPSLNNLNNYLSLLRKVLREFDLSDSIVTIPKLGVVFNAASIVSYPMSEGREKETLNQREDEKVKEDIYEEEKPFSIKHHAIPEPVKKQQYVRFLLIWIMIVGVFLIVLGSVNRFPYRHLVDVKMNGKCDLFYLYNSVGYPLPTDYKNLCSDNALFFLSKKIVISGVLDRKSEIVISCNKDGHGCITYVNN; this comes from the coding sequence ATGGTTTATTTGATTAATGATTTAATCATTTTCAACGAGGGAGAGGGAACGCTGGCATGGATAGAACGTGAAAATGAAGCAACCTCTGTGAATTTTCCTATTTCACGATTGCTCTGTTTGTTAATTGAGAATCAAGGAGTAACGTTAAGCCGTGATTTTTTGTTAAAGGAGGCATTGGAAAAGCATGCACTTTGCCCTTCTCTCAATAATCTCAACAATTATCTCTCTCTACTCAGGAAGGTGTTGCGTGAGTTTGATCTTTCGGACTCGATTGTGACTATCCCTAAACTGGGAGTTGTTTTTAACGCCGCGAGTATTGTTTCCTATCCGATGTCAGAGGGGAGAGAAAAAGAAACGTTAAATCAAAGGGAAGACGAGAAAGTTAAAGAAGATATTTATGAAGAAGAAAAGCCATTTTCTATAAAACATCACGCCATACCTGAACCAGTAAAAAAACAGCAATATGTCCGGTTTCTTCTCATATGGATAATGATAGTTGGGGTTTTCCTGATCGTTTTGGGGAGCGTAAATCGTTTTCCGTATCGACATCTTGTTGATGTAAAGATGAATGGGAAGTGCGATCTTTTCTATTTATATAACAGTGTGGGCTATCCTCTCCCGACCGACTATAAAAATCTGTGCTCAGATAACGCATTATTCTTCCTATCGAAAAAGATTGTTATATCTGGAGTGTTGGACCGGAAAAGTGAGATCGTTATTTCCTGCAATAAAGATGGGCATGGATGTATCACTTATGTTAATAATTAA